In the Populus trichocarpa isolate Nisqually-1 chromosome 1, P.trichocarpa_v4.1, whole genome shotgun sequence genome, one interval contains:
- the LOC7457700 gene encoding peptidyl-tRNA hydrolase, mitochondrial isoform X3 — MLNRVSRRCFCTAAAAPTTPSPWLFVGLGNPGEKFKGTRHNVGFEMIDAFAGSLGISMNIPLCKALFGEGFVGDAPVLLAKPQTYMNLSGESAGPLAAYYKLPLNRVIVFHDDMELPCGVLRLQEKGGHGCHRGLKSVINHFRGNREFARLRIGIGRPPGQMDPKAFLLQKFNATARERVSL, encoded by the exons ATGTTGAATAGAGTCTCAAGGCGCTGCTTTTgcactgctgctgctgctcccaCAACACCATCGCCTTGGCTCTTTGTTGGGTTGGGAAATCCCGGCGAGAAATTCAAAGGAACTCGACACAAT GTGGGTTTTGAGATGATTGATGCATTTGCTGGGTCACTAGGGATTTCTATGAATATACCTCTTTGTAAAGCTCTTTTTGGAGAAG GGTTTGTTGGTGACGCACCTGTTCTTCTTGCGAAGCCTCAAACCTACATGAATCTGAGTGGTGAATCA GCAGGACCGCTTGCTGCTTACTATAAGCTACCTCTTAATCGTGTTATTGTG TTTCATGACGACATGGAGTTGCCATGTGGAGTGCTTCGACTTCAAGAGAAAGGAGGTCATGGATGCCACAGAGG TTTGAAGAGTGTGATCAACCATTTTCGAGGGAACAGAGAATTTGCTCGACTAAGAATCG GAATTGGGAGGCCTCCTGGCCAAATGGATCCCAAGGCTTTCTTGCTGCAGAAGTTCAATGCAACAGCTCGAGAACGAGTAAGTTTGTAG
- the LOC7457700 gene encoding peptidyl-tRNA hydrolase, mitochondrial isoform X4, producing the protein MLNRVSRRCFCTAAAAPTTPSPWLFVGLGNPGEKFKGTRHNVGFEMIDAFAGSLGISMNIPLCKALFGEGFVGDAPVLLAKPQTYMNLSGESAGPLAAYYKLPLNRVIVFHDDMELPCGVLRLQEKGGHGCHRGLKSVINHFRGNREFARLRIGIGRPPGQMDPKAFLLQKFNATARERLE; encoded by the exons ATGTTGAATAGAGTCTCAAGGCGCTGCTTTTgcactgctgctgctgctcccaCAACACCATCGCCTTGGCTCTTTGTTGGGTTGGGAAATCCCGGCGAGAAATTCAAAGGAACTCGACACAAT GTGGGTTTTGAGATGATTGATGCATTTGCTGGGTCACTAGGGATTTCTATGAATATACCTCTTTGTAAAGCTCTTTTTGGAGAAG GGTTTGTTGGTGACGCACCTGTTCTTCTTGCGAAGCCTCAAACCTACATGAATCTGAGTGGTGAATCA GCAGGACCGCTTGCTGCTTACTATAAGCTACCTCTTAATCGTGTTATTGTG TTTCATGACGACATGGAGTTGCCATGTGGAGTGCTTCGACTTCAAGAGAAAGGAGGTCATGGATGCCACAGAGG TTTGAAGAGTGTGATCAACCATTTTCGAGGGAACAGAGAATTTGCTCGACTAAGAATCG GAATTGGGAGGCCTCCTGGCCAAATGGATCCCAAGGCTTTCTTGCTGCAGAAGTTCAATGCAACAGCTCGAGAACGA TTAGAATGA
- the LOC7457700 gene encoding peptidyl-tRNA hydrolase, mitochondrial isoform X1 — MLNRVSRRCFCTAAAAPTTPSPWLFVGLGNPGEKFKGTRHNVGFEMIDAFAGSLGISMNIPLCKALFGEGFVGDAPVLLAKPQTYMNLSGESAGPLAAYYKLPLNRVIVFHDDMELPCGVLRLQEKGGHGCHRGLKSVINHFRGNREFARLRIGIGRPPGQMDPKAFLLQKFNATARERIDAALPEGVVALRCILFEGLTRTARWFNQEQKYKYIRSETMST; from the exons ATGTTGAATAGAGTCTCAAGGCGCTGCTTTTgcactgctgctgctgctcccaCAACACCATCGCCTTGGCTCTTTGTTGGGTTGGGAAATCCCGGCGAGAAATTCAAAGGAACTCGACACAAT GTGGGTTTTGAGATGATTGATGCATTTGCTGGGTCACTAGGGATTTCTATGAATATACCTCTTTGTAAAGCTCTTTTTGGAGAAG GGTTTGTTGGTGACGCACCTGTTCTTCTTGCGAAGCCTCAAACCTACATGAATCTGAGTGGTGAATCA GCAGGACCGCTTGCTGCTTACTATAAGCTACCTCTTAATCGTGTTATTGTG TTTCATGACGACATGGAGTTGCCATGTGGAGTGCTTCGACTTCAAGAGAAAGGAGGTCATGGATGCCACAGAGG TTTGAAGAGTGTGATCAACCATTTTCGAGGGAACAGAGAATTTGCTCGACTAAGAATCG GAATTGGGAGGCCTCCTGGCCAAATGGATCCCAAGGCTTTCTTGCTGCAGAAGTTCAATGCAACAGCTCGAGAACGA ATTGATGCTGCCTTACCAGAGGGGGTTGTTGCATTAAGGTGCATCTTATTTGAAGGCTTGACAAGAACTGCAAGATGGTTCAACCAGGAACAGAAGTACAAGTATATAAGATCGGAAACCATGTCGACATAA
- the LOC7457700 gene encoding peptidyl-tRNA hydrolase, mitochondrial isoform X2, with the protein MHVGFEMIDAFAGSLGISMNIPLCKALFGEGFVGDAPVLLAKPQTYMNLSGESAGPLAAYYKLPLNRVIVFHDDMELPCGVLRLQEKGGHGCHRGLKSVINHFRGNREFARLRIGIGRPPGQMDPKAFLLQKFNATARERIDAALPEGVVALRCILFEGLTRTARWFNQEQKYKYIRSETMST; encoded by the exons ATGCAT GTGGGTTTTGAGATGATTGATGCATTTGCTGGGTCACTAGGGATTTCTATGAATATACCTCTTTGTAAAGCTCTTTTTGGAGAAG GGTTTGTTGGTGACGCACCTGTTCTTCTTGCGAAGCCTCAAACCTACATGAATCTGAGTGGTGAATCA GCAGGACCGCTTGCTGCTTACTATAAGCTACCTCTTAATCGTGTTATTGTG TTTCATGACGACATGGAGTTGCCATGTGGAGTGCTTCGACTTCAAGAGAAAGGAGGTCATGGATGCCACAGAGG TTTGAAGAGTGTGATCAACCATTTTCGAGGGAACAGAGAATTTGCTCGACTAAGAATCG GAATTGGGAGGCCTCCTGGCCAAATGGATCCCAAGGCTTTCTTGCTGCAGAAGTTCAATGCAACAGCTCGAGAACGA ATTGATGCTGCCTTACCAGAGGGGGTTGTTGCATTAAGGTGCATCTTATTTGAAGGCTTGACAAGAACTGCAAGATGGTTCAACCAGGAACAGAAGTACAAGTATATAAGATCGGAAACCATGTCGACATAA
- the LOC7483247 gene encoding transcription repressor MYB5, translating into MRKPTSATTAESAAKTTPCCIKVGLKRGPWTPEEDELLVNYIKKEGEGRWRTLPKKAGLLRCGKSCRLRWMNYLRPSVKRGQIADDEEDLILRLHRLLGNRWSLIAGRIPGRTDNEIKNYWNTHLSKKLISQGIDPRTHKPLNPQSFDQSKPSLSKANLHQARLKEPIKNIVSSGLEEATSGSTRIINRENEYFQNNINAHLDDQYHADHFIASHGYTSLLNYDGTSGMDLKGDQSLGIGEADQDINSGTDDVFSFLNSLINEEALQQHQILNVPNVNCAPPSSDPFVSIAATTFGLGTGWESTLMSSAFNQNESK; encoded by the exons ATGAGAAAGCCAACTTCAGCTACAACAGCAGAATCAGCAGCAAAGACCACCCCATGCTGCATCAAGGTAGGGTTAAAGAGAGGACCGTGGACACCAGAAGAAGATGAACTCCTTGTTAACTATATCAAGAAAGAAGGTGAAGGTCGGTGGCGAACTTTACCCAAGAAAGCCGGTCTCCTCCGCTGTGGCAAGAGCTGCCGTCTCCGCTGGATGAACTACCTCCGCCCTTCTGTTAAACGTGGCCAGATCGCCGATGATGAAGAAGATCTCATTCTCCGCCTCCATCGACTCCTAGGCAATAG GTGGTCATTGATAGCTGGGAGAATTCCAGGGCGTACAGATAATGAAATAAAGAATTACTGGAACACGCACCTGAGTAAGAAGCTGATAAGCCAGGGAATTGATCCAAGAACCCATAAGCCTCTCAatcctcaatcttttgatcaATCAAAACCTTCTTTGTCGAAGGCGAATCTGCACCAAGCACGCCTAAAAGAACCTATTAAGAATATTGTTTCTTCTGGTTTGGAAGAAGCTACTAGTGGCAGTACTCGCATAATCAACAGAGAGAATGagtattttcaaaacaacattAATGCCCACCTCGATGATCAGTATCACGCCGACCATTTTATTGCAAGTCATGGCTATACAAGTTTGCTGAATTATGATGGTACTTCTGGGATGGATTTGAAAGGCGATCAAAGTCTTGGTATTGGAGAAGCTGATCAAGATATCAATTCCGGCACCGACGATGTGTTTTCGTTCCTCAATTCACTCATAAATGAGGAGGCTTTGCAACAACATCAAATCCTTAATGTGCCTAATGTGAATTGTGCACCACCCAGTTCAGATCCTTTTGTTTCAATTGCTGCCACAACATTTGGACTCGGAACTGGCTGGGAATCTACTCTCATGTCTTCTGCTTTTAACCAAAATGAATCCAAATAG